A DNA window from Vibrio sp. CDRSL-10 TSBA contains the following coding sequences:
- a CDS encoding MFS transporter → MQTNAHKFSFIAAALSLMVTYVTSAVPIPLYGIYQTQDNIGYVELSLSSVVYFIGAVTALVLFGRLSTFLGRKPIALVSLVMAALSILFFVNVHSAYPLILGRLCQGLACGLASTALASWVVDHGHSVRFLDCTCGDQLRPHDRPHHRWCRIRFFD, encoded by the coding sequence TTGCAAACCAACGCTCATAAATTTTCGTTTATCGCTGCCGCATTGTCATTGATGGTGACTTACGTTACTTCGGCAGTACCTATCCCTCTGTATGGGATTTATCAGACTCAGGACAACATTGGCTACGTTGAGTTATCTCTGAGCTCAGTGGTGTACTTTATCGGCGCGGTTACCGCTCTGGTTCTGTTCGGGCGTCTGTCGACGTTTCTGGGACGTAAACCGATCGCCTTGGTTTCTTTGGTGATGGCGGCGCTGTCGATTCTGTTCTTTGTTAATGTACACAGTGCCTATCCGCTTATTCTGGGACGCTTGTGTCAGGGACTGGCTTGCGGACTGGCCTCCACAGCTCTGGCATCCTGGGTGGTTGACCACGGTCATTCTGTCCGTTTCCTGGATTGCACCTGCGGTGATCAGTTGCGGCCCCATGACCGGCCTCACCATCGGTGGTGTCGGATCCGGTTTTTTGATTGA
- a CDS encoding carboxymuconolactone decarboxylase family protein, translated as MMRSFTVLKKFSALLAGVMALLWVGAANASPALDTKEKAIIPIAAFTASGEIEKLKVSLNQGLDAGLTINETKEVLAQLYAYAGFPRSLNGLAAFMNVVEERKSQGIEDTVGPESKPLPTDKTSLEFGTDNQTKLIGQPVKGPLFDFSPEIDVYLKAHLFGDIFERDVLNWRQREIATIAALANIPGVNSQLGAHYNISMNNDISPENLKEFITVLKTHLSPEVVQNAQQVLDQVLKNK; from the coding sequence ATGATGCGATCTTTTACTGTTTTGAAGAAGTTTTCCGCCTTACTCGCGGGTGTAATGGCTTTGCTGTGGGTAGGGGCGGCAAATGCGTCACCGGCTCTGGATACAAAAGAAAAAGCGATTATTCCAATCGCGGCATTTACGGCCAGTGGTGAGATTGAGAAATTAAAAGTCAGCCTTAACCAGGGCTTGGATGCGGGGCTGACCATCAACGAAACCAAAGAAGTGTTAGCTCAGCTGTACGCTTACGCCGGTTTTCCTCGCAGCCTTAATGGCCTGGCCGCATTTATGAACGTGGTTGAAGAGCGTAAAAGCCAGGGTATCGAAGATACCGTTGGCCCGGAATCTAAGCCGCTGCCAACAGATAAAACCAGCCTTGAATTTGGTACTGACAATCAAACTAAGCTGATTGGTCAGCCGGTTAAGGGCCCGTTGTTTGATTTTTCACCGGAAATTGATGTTTATCTGAAAGCGCATCTGTTCGGCGATATTTTTGAGCGCGACGTACTGAACTGGAGACAACGCGAAATTGCAACCATTGCAGCACTGGCTAATATTCCGGGCGTGAACAGCCAACTGGGTGCACATTACAATATCAGCATGAACAATGATATTTCACCGGAAAACCTGAAAGAGTTTATTACTGTATTGAAAACTCATCTGAGCCCTGAAGTGGTACAAAACGCGCAGCAGGTTCT